A single genomic interval of Helianthus annuus cultivar XRQ/B chromosome 6, HanXRQr2.0-SUNRISE, whole genome shotgun sequence harbors:
- the LOC110888061 gene encoding calphotin-like, translating into MVSSSVTGVSDTVDPMAAVSDDEIPSEGDVYTSDTTSTDDDVFQPFARPDIGVEIKPADGIPAGDLPLVVIPAPVPLAAFPVADVPLDVVSDDDIDLFEEGPPKDDYEGGAPIDVDAILPIAEAPVEEAPLGSPIPDSLESVASASLHDQGVQHPSPDADPDVAMSAAPGPSHEFEFDHEVDDDFDPVFPPDFDPDHEIEFIHMDQSLEAPTASIDPLFDIPADFDMDLADPEPVMAPGPVVAPDPAREPDPVLDDAPALAPPIFDLPIVAPPVVDDPIADAPLPDPVPVLVDRAPSAAHIDPRYADTRNGWIEDDDDYPPFVLPVTPLVAPVSTPTEIPLFHPHTSDVHRTDLPITFLQDIPPPRPGEGSSRQPLAFIPPMSSSLPFPCHSFLMLHHLLHLRASRFCGLRPMLCNYLTRTTHFMWDTIQRIYLRRCNYSRTHWVVVCRS; encoded by the coding sequence atggtttCTTCTTCCGTCACAGGAGTATCAGACACAGTGGACCCCATGGCGGCTGTGTCAGACGATGAGATACCATCAGAGGGAGACGTGTATACGTCAGATACCACGAGTACAGATGACGACGTTTTTCAGCCGTTCGCTCGGCCAGACATCGGAGTTGAGATAAAGCCTGCTGATGGCATTCCTGCTGGGGATCTACCTCTTGTGGTGATCCCTGCTCCCGTTCCACTTGCTGCTTTCCCCGTGGCGGATGTGCCACTCGATGTTGTGTCCGATGACGACATTGATCTATTCGAGGAGGGTCCCCCTAAGGACGactatgagggcggggccccGATTGATGTTGATGCTATCCTTCCTATTGCTGAGGCCCCTGTAGAAGAGGCTCCTCTTGGTTCACCTATCCCAGACTCGttggagtctgtggcatccgcatcCTTGCACGACCAGGGTGTGCAGCATCCCTCTCCTGACGCTGACCCTGACGTAGCGATGTCAGCGGCACCTGGTCCGTCACACGAGTTTGAGTTTGACCATGAGGTCGATGACGATTTTGATCCAGTTTTTCCTCCTGATTTCGATCCTGATCATGAGATCGAGTTTATTCATATGGACCAGTCCTTAGAGGCGCCAACGGCTTCTATTGATCCGTTGTTTGACATCCCTGCCGACTTTGATATGGACCTTGCTGACCCTGAGCCTGTCATGGCCCCAGGGCCTGTTGTTGCTCCTGATCCTGCACGAGAGCCCGACCCTGTTCTTGATGATGCACCAGCCCTTGCACCACCCATTTTTGACCTTCCCATTGTTGCACCACCAGTGGTGGATGATCCTATTGCTGATGCACCTTTACCTGATCCCGTGCCGGTATTGGTTGACCGTGCACCTTCCGCTGCTCACATCGATCCTCGTTATGCTgacacccgtaacgggtggatCGAGGATGATGACGATTACCCACCGTTTGTGCTACCCGTCACTCCTCTCGTGGCACCTGTTTCTACACCTACTGAGATTCCATTGTTCCACCCACACACCTCTGACGTCCATCGCACTGATCTTCCCATCACATTcctccaggacataccgccacctcgtcctggggagggttcatcGAGGCAGCCACTTGCTTTCATTCCTCCTATGTCATCGTCTCTTCCGTTCCCCTGTCACAGTTTCCTCATGTTGCACCACCTGCTGCACCTTCGGGCGAGCCGTTTTTGTGGACTACGCCCTATGTTATGCAATTATCTGACTCGTACCACCCATTTCATGTGGGATACAATACAGAGGATATACTTGCGTCGCTGCAACTACAGCAGGACGCACTGGGTCGTCGTATGCAGGAGTTAG